ctacatcatcctgagaccagaagaactagttggtgcccggccacaatcgatgactgccctgacagggagctcagcagaggacccctgagggagcaggagagcagtgggatgcagaccccaaattctcataagaagaccaaacttaatggtctgactgagactggaggaatcccggcggtcatgctctccagaccttctgttgacacaggacaggaaccatccctgaagacaactcatcagacatgaaagggactggtcagcaggtgggagagagacgctgatgaagagtgagctaattatatcaggtgtacacttgagattgtgttggcaactcttgtctggaggggggatgggaggatagagagagagggaagccggcaaaattgtcaagaaaggagagactgaaagggctgactcaagacggggagagtaagtgggagtagggagtgagatgtatgtaaacttatatgtgacagactgattggatttgtaaacgttcacttgaagcttaataaaagttattataaaaaaaaaaaaaaaaaaaacttaaatcgttaaaaaaaaaaaaaaaaaaaaagttgaacagtTGGCCATCTGACCTAcccatttcactcctaggtatataggcAAGGGAAATGAAGATATATggccacacaaaaacctatattcGATTATTCATAGCATTATTCATAAAGCCAAAAAGCAGAGacaatccaaatgcccatcaactgacaaAGGAATGAATAAGATGTGGTATgtccatacaacagaatactactcagttataaaaaggaatgaagtactgatacatctacaacatggataaaccttgaaaataccatgttcagagaaaagccagtcacaaaagaccacataataTATGAAATGTCTGGAATAAGCAAACCTATAGTTGTCTATAGGTGGGGGAAATGGAAAGTGTTAATGGATTGTATGTTTTTGggttaatgaaaatgttctaaaactgactGTGATGATTGTACAACTCCGAATACACTAAAAGGCATTGGATTGTActctttaaatagaaaaaaaaaaaaaaaaaaaatgtgtagatTAATGTTATCTTATAGATGAGGAATGTATTTTAACTAAGTTTTGGGGTCAAAAGGGGTGAATCCATGTTTGAATCTGGGCAGCAAGACTCCATTCACAGGGCACCTAGCCAATATTCTAACCTGTCAACACATCTGCTGTTTCTCTACTTGGGTCTCCCCAGGTGGAGTGATGACAGGGAAATGACAGAATCTCATTCATTTTTTCTGCCCTAGAGCCTACAGCATTTTTTGGCACAACAAAGGACACCGATACAAAATATCTCTGTTGAATATATTGATTATCCTTTTTTAGTTCACAAGGACAAAGTGTACTCAATATGTCCTTCACACACTGGGTTCTTTTCTGCTTGTGCTGTCATCACTTTTAGGATGTCCAGAAGGAGGAGAGACGGATGAAGCTTGGTTATCTCACTTTGAGCTCTCCATCTGGAGTGTCCAGAGAAGATAAATGGCAGGTTAGGTTGGCAGGTTAAAAATGCCCTGTGAATGGAGTCTCGTTGCCTGGGTAAAGAAATAAGTGAAAATAGGACTTGTGTGTGTCTGTCATGATTTTCTAtgtgacatattttttttttcatttaataggaTATATAACATCATGTTTAATAATTTTATagattttcataaaaagaaaacagaaaaagaagagggtGAAAGAGATTGTGTGGGCTGAGACGCATTTGAGGATTTCAGTTGACTCATGCTCAAGTCCTTGAGATAAGATAGACTTCAATCTCTCTGTtatataattgaaaataaaatgattgCACCTTTCATGGCATTGTTTTTCATAAATAAACCTGCTACTCCAATAATGATTCAAACTCTGATGCAAAAGCCATGACTGAATATATATTAAGTGCCAGACATCCAGGGACTGAAATATATGGGACCCAGACCTTGATATCTTGATTCCAATGCCAGGCTCTGTCCCCTCCACCAAAATAGAAAAGCTTTTCTTCTCACTCCTACTTGGTTCAAGATGAGCAAACAGAGGTGGAAGCATCAGTTCTCCCTCTTGGGATTCAGTGAGTTCATCTGTGAATTAGCTGAATGAGGCAGTGGTTTCTAGGGATCTCTCTAGCATGAATAATGTGGATCACAGAGTTTTCTATGAGTAGTAATTTATTTTACAGCCCACATTGGAAATCTGAGATATGAAAATATTAttccctctgttgttgttgttaggtgccgtcgagtcagttccgacttatagcgaccctatccacaacagaaggaaacactgcccactcctgcaccatccttacaatcattgttatccttgagcccattgttgcagccactgtgtcaatccacctcgttgagggtcttcctctattccgCTGGCATATGAACCTATCATGAAATGATTACTCTTACTAGATGGACTTCAGGGATATTTGTGATTGTAGAGACCTTGACAACGAGATCATGAAGCTCATTTTTTCTATTGGGAAAGCAAATGTTGACAATTACCAGTAATAGTAAAATTGAACACACATTGATAGCTCCAACTCAAACGAGTATCCTTAATTCATATATGTTACAGAAATTCTCATTTATGTGAGTGGAGAGAAGCCCAAGATTTACATAGAAGTGTCAtaataagaaattgaaaaataaaattcatccCCCAGGGAATCCTGTGCATTAGTTAAACTAGATTTTAACTAAATGTATGAGCTTCACAGAGAGACTTAAATACCATGCTGTGGTAAATGCCAGCATTTTGGGGGAAATGTGTGTAGCATGATATTAGTTTTGCAAATTTTTGAGAAAACTCTACAGATATATAAACCAATCCTAACATTATGAAAACATTGTCAGGTAGATGTTCCCACCAAATTCATGAACAGTGGTTGCCCTTGGGAAAACGGATACGCTGGGGAATGGGATCATGCAGAAATAGGAGGAAACTTAAATATTATTGGTAATATTTTAAATGTCTATAAAATATGAGTTCTGAAGCAGATACTATTACATGTCTACCTATTTATTATGTAGATCGggtattaatgataataatagtagctaACCTTAATGGAGCAATTACTAAGTGAATGGCAGTGATTCACAATACTTGCTGTACATTAGGATCACCAATAAACTTATGTGTAGGGATTCTGATTTAACTTGTTTTTGAATGTGGCACGTGCATCAGTATATCTTAAAAAATACATGGGTAATTATATTGATTAACCAGGATTgagttctgttgttaggtgccgtcgagtcagttagaactcatagtgaccctatatttaacagaaggaaatgctgcccagtcctgtaccatcctcatgctcattgttatgcttgagcccattgttgcagccactgtgttgatccatctggATGAGAACTGGCTTTTTCGTTTCTGCAAAGAAaggtgttggaattttgatgagcattatgttgaatctatagattgctttacgTAGTATTGAAATCTTGGCAACGTGAAGTCTTCCGATCCATGAACGTGAAATgttcttctgtttatttggatgattttttaacttctttcagtaatgtttatagtttgctgaattcatttattgtggattctttagggtatgGAAGGTCCCTGAGTTATGAACATCCCAGTTACAGATAACTCtttcttgccctttaatgttatgtaaatttgttctcactttgaaatgatcgAGACAATCCCtaatcacaacaaattcttcatcacaaccaACTTCACTTTCTGaaagtgcagcttttaaatcatggaAAAGGCGTCTAGACATTTATTGCACttaagtaaggctaaataagaaccataccCACCTGTTCTGACTTAGTTATTAATTcaccttaaagacacacttaagaAGGGATCTTGTTCTTAACCTGGGGtccaactgtatatatatatatatgtatcaacTATCTGCAAAAATGGATAGATTCACTTCtttcccaatctggatgccttttgtttctttttcttgcctaattcctCCAGTTAGAACTCCCAGTATACAATATTGAAAAGCAATGGTGGGAGTGGGTGTTGCCTCAAATGAGATGATTATGTAGTTCTTTCCCTTTGTTCAATTGTTGCAGTGTATTccactgactgattttctaatgttgagatCATCttgtattcctgggataaatccctctTGAGCATGGTtatggattcagtttgctagtattttgttggggatttttgtgTCCATATTTgtcagagatattggtctatactTTCCTTGTGaagtctttgtctggttttggaacCAGGATAATGCTAcactcatagaatgagttagggagagTTCTCCCCTCTATTATTTTTTGGAAAACTTAAGAAGGATTGGCATTATATGttctataaatgtttggtagaattccccagtgaagctgtctTGTCCTGGACTTCTCTGTGTTGGTAGGCTTTTGGTATTGCTTTGATCTCTTCAAATGTTAAGTGCCTATTGAAGTCTTGTCTTTCTTCTAAAGTTAATTGTTTTACTGTCTTGGTGAATTTGTTATCTGTCAATGTTTTTGATCTTCTAACATTCTTCAATATCCTTCAGTTGAGTGTCTCTAAAGTGGGTTTGTTTAGAAAATGGTGAATAGCAGAAACTAATGAGGAAAGAGCTCTAGAAGAACAGTCTTATCACAATTGAAAAGTGTTGCTGAAGGGGGTGTATGATCTTAAGTGTGAATGCTTTACTTGTAAAATTCCTGAattcaaaatatagaaaaatggCTGCACGcctgtatttttgtttccttttaccaCTTTCTTTACTTTCCTTAAGGTGCCTCTGCAACATGGCCCCAGAAAATCTAACACATGTCTCTGAATTCCTCCTGCTGGGTCTCGCAGAGGATCcagaactgcagcccctcctctttggaatgttcctgtccatgtacctgcTCACAGTGCTTGGGAACCTACTCTTCATCCTGGCTGTGAGCTCTGACCTCAACCTGCACACCCCTATGTACTTCCTCCTCTCTAATCTGTCATTGGCTGACATTGGTTTCACTTCTGCTACAATCCCAAATATGCTTACGGATATCCATATACACCACAGAATCATTTCCTATGTCAGCTGCCTGATTCAgttgtctttttttactttttttgtatgtatgGACAATCTGCTTTTGACAGCGTTGGCCTATGACCGATTTGTGGCCGTCTGTTACCCACTTCACTACCCAGTGATCATGAATTCCCATTTCTGTGGCTTTCTAGTTTTAGTGTCTTTTTTTCTCAGCCTCTTGGACTCTCAGTTGCACTGCTTGATCGTATTACAGCTCACCTTCTGCAAGGAAGCGGAAATTCCTCACTTCTGTGACCCTTCTCAACTCATCAACCTTGCCTGTTCTGATAAAAATACCACCACCAAAAACATACTAGTGTACATTATGGGTGCCATCTTTGGTGGTGTTCCAGTCTCAGCCATCCTTTTCTCTTATACTCGAATTCTTTCCTCTGTTCTGAGAGTCCCATCATTACGTGGGAAGTATAAAGCCTTTTCTACCTGTGGCTCTCACTTCTCAGTGgtttgcttattttatggaaCAGGTATTGGAGTGTACCTGAGTTCAGCTGTCTCACCTTCTTTCAGGAGTGGTGCAGAGGCCTCAGTGATGTACTCTGTGGTCACCCGCATGTTGAACCCCTTCATCTATTGTCTGAGGAACAGGGATATCAAGAAGGCCCTGCAGAGGCTCCTCAGACAATGAGGGTAATTCAATACCTGTGCCATCTTTTTTGGTCTATGGATTAGAATAGGCAGAAAACCAAACATGTGGAGCTTCAAAGCATGCTCCTTTGGTTACATAATTTTTGTAGCTCTCATAGCTTTCATTCTACTTGATGTTTTATATCAGAATACTTTTTATTTGGCCCATTTTGGGGGGAATTGTTGGGTGTTCCAGAATCCATGGTAAATCATAATATATGCCCAATTGAGTCCTGTAACACCTATGGGACTTTCTGTATTTGCCATCTGTGACACAGGCATCCTGGTGAAATGCAcaactttttcaaaataaaaaatgtaatccACCACCCTTTCCACATATTATGCCTATTGTCAATACAACATCTATATATATCTTATCTATTTATGCAGTTTAGGTGTATAATGCTTGTTTTTAGTTCCCAGACTTGTGTTCATATTGGAATCATCTTGTGAACTGTAAAGATACTCATGCCTGAGTTGCCccaccagagattctgatttatttAGCCTGAGGTGTGTATTGAGCCAGAAGATTTTTCAAACACCCCGGGAGGCACCAGTGGGCAACAAAGATAGGAGACTACTGATCTAGGTGAGACCATTGTTCAGTGATGACTAATATGCCTTGGATCCTTTATTCCTCATGAGCAGATACTGAAGATTTTAAAGCCATTAGAGCTTACAAGGGGAGAGATATGAATGAACTTCAGGCAATGTGATTTTTCTCAATGTGCCTGgtaatatttttctaaatatcttctcttttatacCACAGAGCTGGTCATATGTGCTGCATATTAagctcttgtctctctgctccaaACTTGTCTTTGTATACTATGATTTGTGGTACTGGAGTAGAAATTCTCCTATTACTGCTCTGATTTTCCATCAGACTTTCTTACAATGTTCTTCTAGTATTTGTCTATAACAATCAGCACCGCCAATAAGCCAAGCTTTTTTCACTATATTCCTTACCCTTTGGCATGGCCACTTTAGGTACTAGCTCTgttacccccccctttttttattaATGCCTTTCAGTCTTTCATTATCTATTTACCTATTTTAAACAATCTTCATTAAAATTACtagtgtgttttcctttttcttgattaAGCCCTAACTGATAAATTTTAACATGGAGAATAAATGCAGGTTGTCATGTGTTTGTaattgttgttcagtgccatcaagttaactTTGACTTATAGTTATGCAGAACTGTAGAAGGTGGGTTCTCTCCAGCACACTCAGACCTGCCAATAATCTGAACAGTGGCCTTTGAGAGAAAGAAGGTAACCttattgcaatgcacagagcaaggagccaggaggaagttcctcagatttgACTCCGCACACTATAGGGAAGCaaagcttatatgtgatttgggcagcaagatggcggcTGTGCAAGCATGGTGGGGAGAGAAAATACTAGAAGGAATATGTAGGGACAATGTTGCAGGAATTATgacagccaggaaacaggaggtcaCATGGTTCTTGTCAGaactctttctttggaatggggtccaggtgatgattttccttctgatttgtcccacctgttgctgtgtcctctgttgaggtcaagtAATGGTCACGGCTGACCCTTCTGTGCGTATGGAGTGgcccaaatctggcttgggctggtTTAAGGCAGTCTTTTCTGATTAATGAAAATTTACTAGCATTTGTAGGGTCGGGTTacaacagcaaccctatatacaacagaatgaaacgctgactggtcctgtgccattctcacaatcactgctatgtttgagcccattgttgcagtcactgtgtcaatccatcttgttgagggtcttcctctatttgttgaccctctactttgccaggcatgatgtctgtcttaggctgggttccctagagaaataaaaccagtaatgcatacaaatatatatagagagagatttatatcaaggaaatagctcatgcaattgtagaggctggaatgttccaaatgtgtggatcagaatagaggcttcttctgatttgcataactgcaggggctggcgaacccaagattggcaggctggagagcagggctcttgctcacaggctgtgaagatggatgaatcccaagattggcaggcaagctgatagctcaagtcccaagaactggaggtcagtcaAACAGGAGGTGACGAcagaatccagagagagcaaaaagcGAAAAtatctgcttatattcggatgcagaccacacccccaaggaaacttcctttcagcaGATTGCTACtccacagcagatcctatcatgagAGTGATCCTCCAGACtaagtattggccacactctctggattttgagtggaggcctcttggccctgggcttcagatcCACTTTCCAGAACCACTGGGGTGGCAACTCTGCTGCCTTGGCTTTCGGCGCACCATTCTCCTATCCGtttgagtggcgactccacccttagaaacaccagaggccatggctccacccttagaaacaccagaagccATGGCTCCACGCTTTGAAATTCCAGAGGTCAttgccataccttttgagactgaggcagctctgcttcctgtgttccttggcctctcagcccttgggcctcacacctgcatctgccctgctgagaCAAGTGTCCAAAGCTCTATAGCTCCAATGAGAAGTGCCTGGGGGCACCCCATTCTGCCGGTAAACTTTggcctaaaggcactcagctctcttgcttcatgggtcggcaagcctggcttcactgataagtgcccagaggcaccccactctgccaggaagcatcctttccaaaggcactcagctctctcactccatggatcAGTTCCAGGGCTGCCTCCTGCTTGcgttctggttctgctgctgccagtcctctcCTGTTGCTGGTCCTCTGttactgcttctcaccatctgcgcCATCTttggtgttaacagttctcctcacctCCTTCTGAGTTCTCTatacattcacagtttcaaaactgcttccacattttaatgTCTCATACagtagcaccccactcttggtaccaattttcttaggctgggttctctagagaaacaaaaccagcaaagcatataaatatacagagagagatatatatcaaggaaatggctcacatgattgtagaggctggaacctcccaagtccatgggtcagaat
This DNA window, taken from Elephas maximus indicus isolate mEleMax1 chromosome 3, mEleMax1 primary haplotype, whole genome shotgun sequence, encodes the following:
- the LOC126072082 gene encoding olfactory receptor 18-like, which codes for MFLSMYLLTVLGNLLFILAVSSDLNLHTPMYFLLSNLSLADIGFTSATIPNMLTDIHIHHRIISYVSCLIQLSFFTFFVCMDNLLLTALAYDRFVAVCYPLHYPVIMNSHFCGFLVLVSFFLSLLDSQLHCLIVLQLTFCKEAEIPHFCDPSQLINLACSDKNTTTKNILVYIMGAIFGGVPVSAILFSYTRILSSVLRVPSLRGKYKAFSTCGSHFSVVCLFYGTGIGVYLSSAVSPSFRSGAEASVMYSVVTRMLNPFIYCLRNRDIKKALQRLLRQ